Proteins encoded in a region of the Quercus lobata isolate SW786 chromosome 8, ValleyOak3.0 Primary Assembly, whole genome shotgun sequence genome:
- the LOC115954533 gene encoding proliferating cell nuclear antigen-like, whose amino-acid sequence MLELRLVQGSLLKKVLESVKDLVNDANFDCSATGFSLQAMDSSHVALVALLLRSEGFEHYRCDRNLSMGMNLNNMAKMLKCAGKDDIVTIKADDGGDTVTFMFESPTQDKIADFEMKLMDIDSEHLGIPEAEFQAIVRMPSAEFARICKDLSSIGDTVVISVTKEGVKFSTRGDIGTANIVCRQNTTVDKPDDATIIEMQEPVSLTFALRYMNSFTKATPLSNQVTISLSSELPVVVEYKVAEMGYIRFYLAPKLEEDDIENQAEARPEVNKKPKDEPIVDAKPISEIKPKLEVKAEDENKPQIESTTAVGSKEEIDLMDDE is encoded by the exons ATGCTAGAGCTAAGGCTAGTCCAAGGGAGTCTATTGAAGAAGGTTCTGGAATCGGTCAAGGACCTCGTCAATGACGCCAACTTCGACTGCTCCGCCACCGGGTTCTCGCTCCAGGCCATGGATTCCAGTCACGTGGCACTCGTGGCTCTTCTTCTCAGATCTGAGGGCTTCGAGCACTACCGCTGTGACCGTAACTTGTCCATGGGGATGAACCTCAACAACATGGCTAAAATGCTCAAGTGTGCTGGTAAAGATGACATTGTTACCATTAAGGCCGATGATGGTGGCGATACTGTCACTTTCATGTTCGAAAGCCCTA CTCAAGACAAGATTGCCGACTTTGAGATGAAGCTGATGGACATAGACAGTGAGCATCTTGGAATCCCTGAAGCAGAGTTCCAAGCCATCGTTAGGATGCCATCAGCTGAATTTGCAAGGATTTGCAAGGACCTTAGCTCCATTGGTGATACTG TTGTGATATCTGTGACAAAGGAAGGTGTGAAGTTCTCTACCAGAGGTGATATTGGGACTGCCAATATTGTTTGCAGGCAGAATACTACTGTGGACAAG CCAGACGATGCTACCATAATAGAAATGCAGGAGCCAGTCTCGTTGACCTTTGCGCTAAGGTACATGAACTCATTCACAAAGGCAACCCCTTTGTCAAACCAAGTCACAATCAGCCTGTCTTCAGAACTGCCTGTGGTAGTTGAGTACAAAGTAGCAGAGATGGGTTACATAAGGTTCTACTTGGCTCCCAAGCTAGAAGAAGATGACATTGAAAATCAAGCGGAAGCCAGGCCTGAAGTGAACAAGAAGCCTAAAGATGAGCCTATAGTGGATGCCAAGCCTATATCGGAGATTAAGCCTAAATTGGAGGTCAAGGCTGAAGATGAGAATAAGCCTCAAATTGAAAGCACCACTGCAGTGGGATCCAAGGAGGAAATTGATCTTATGGATGATGAGTAG
- the LOC115955951 gene encoding probable sugar phosphate/phosphate translocator At3g11320 codes for MKGTSRFFTIGLVAAWYSSNIGVLLLNKYLLSNYGFKYPIFLTMCHMTACSLLSYVAIAWMKMVPMQTIRSRVQFFKIAALSLVFCVSVVFGNISLRFLPVSFNQAIGATTPFFTAVFAYIMTLKREAWLTYVTLIPVVTGVIIASGGEPSFHLFGFIICVAATAARALKSVLQGILLSSEGEKLNSMNLLLYMAPIAVVFLLPATLIMEENVVGITLALARDDHKIIWYLLFNSSLAYFVNLTNFLVTKHTSALTLQVLGNAKGAVAVVVSILIFRNPVSVTGMLGYSLTVMGVILYNEAKKRSK; via the exons ATGAAAGGTACAAGCAGATTCTTCACGATCGGGCTCGTCGCAGCGTGGTACTCCTCCAACATTGGAGTCCTATTGCTAAACAAGTACTTGCTGAGCAATTACGGGTTCAAGTACCCGATCTTTTTGACCATGTGTCACATGACGGCTTGCTCGTTGCTGAGCTACGTGGCAATCGCGTGGATGAAGATGGTGCCTATGCAGACGATTCGGTCCCGGGTTCAGTTCTTTAAGATCGCGGCGCTGAGCCTCGTGTTCTGCGTGTCGGTTGTGTTCGGGAACATATCGCTCCGATTCTTGCCCGTCTCCTTCAACCAGGCTATTGGGGCTACCACGCCGTTTTTCACTGCGGTTTTTGCGTACATTATGACTCTGAAGAGGGAGGCTTGGCTTACTTATGTTACTCTCATTCCTGTTGTCACTGGAGTCATCATTGCAAGTGGG GGTGAACCGAGTTTCCATCTGTTTGGGTTCATAATCTGTGTTGCAGCTACAGCTGCAAGGGCACTCAAGTCAGTGCTACAGGGGATTTTGCTCTCTTCAGAAGG GGAGAAGCTGAATTCTATGAACCTCCTTCTATACATGGCTCCAATAGCTGTTGTTTTTCTGCTACCTGCAACGCTTATTATGGAAGAAAATGTGGTTGGCATCACACTAGCTCTTGCTAGAGATGATCACAAGATCATCTGGTATCTACTATTCAATTCATCGCTGGCATATTTTGTAAATCTGACCAATTTCTTGGTCACGAAACACACTAGTGCACTCACTCTTCAG GTACTAGGAAATGCTAAAGGGGCAGTGGCTGTGGtggtttcaattttaatttttagaaatccCGTGTCGGTGACTGGAATGCTTGGTTACTCGCTTACAGTCATGGGAGTTATACTCTACAATGAAGCCAAGAAACGAAGCAAATGA
- the LOC115957721 gene encoding LIM domain-containing protein WLIM2b, whose protein sequence is MAMSFTGTQQKCKVCEKTVYPVEQLSADGVVYHKSCFKCSHCKGTLKLSNYSSMEGVLYCKPHFEQLFKETGSFNKNFQSPAKSAEKLSPELTRSPSKAASMFSGTQEKCATCGKTAYPLEKVTVESQAYHKSCFKCSHGGCPITPSNYAALEGILYCKHHFSQLFKEKGSYNHLIKSASMKRAAASTPEA, encoded by the exons ATGGCTATGTCTTTCACTGGCACCCAACAAAAATGCAAGGTCTGTGAGAAGACAGTTTATCCAGTAGAGCAGCTATCTGCTGATGGGGTTGTTTACCACAAGTCTTGCTTCAAGTGCTCCCACTGCAAAGGGACCCTAAAG CTCAGTAACTATTCTTCAATGGAAGGTGTTCTGTACTGTAAGCCTCACTTTGAGCAGCTCTTCAAGGAGACGGGCAGTTTCAACAAGAATTTTCAGTCAC CTGCAAAGTCAGCTGAGAAGTTATCTCCAGAGCTG ACTAGATCACCTAGCAAGGCTGCAAGCATGTTTTCTGGGACACAAGAAAAATGTGCTACTTGTGGCAAAACTGCTTACCCACTTGAGAAG GTGACAGTGGAGAGCCAGGCCTACCACAAGTCGTGTTTCAAGTGCTCTCATGGTGGTTGTCCTATAACCCCATCTAATTATGCAGCTCTAGAGGGCATTTTGTATTGCAAACACCATTTCTCCCAGCTTTTCAAGGAGAAAGGGAGCTACAACCATCTTATCAAGTCTGCATCAATGAAGCGTGCAGCAGCCTCTACGCCAGAGGCTTAA